The Microbacterium amylolyticum genome includes the window CTCTTCAAAGCGCGTGGTGGAGTAGTCGATAACGACATCGGCGCCGAGTTCCCGCAGCCAGGAGACATTGGCTCCGGAAGCGGTTGCCGTCACATGCGCGCCCATGTGACGCGCAAACTGCACGGCAAGGTGGCCGACGCCACCAGCGCCGGCGTGAACGAGAATGCGTGATCCCTGGTGCGCCAGGGCGATGTCGACAACGGCCTGCCACGCGGTCAGGGCGGCAAGCGGAACCGCCGCGGCATCCGTGTCGCTCATGCTGTCGGGAATCACGGCCAACGACGACGTCGATGCGATCGCGTATTCCGCGTAGGAACCGGGAGTTCGCGGGTACGCCACCATGCCGAACACCCGCGTTCCGACGGGAAGCGGGTGCAGTTCGTACGGGGTCTTCACCACAACGCCGGCAACATCGAAGCCCAGCGTTCCCGGCAACGCGGACAGGTGGGCAGAGACCCCGCGGCCAGCTCGGGTTTTGGCATCGATGGGGTTGATACCGGCTGCCGTGACGCGAATGAGCACCTCGTCCATGACGGGAACCGGAACAGGGACGGTGGCGATGCGCATCACGGACGCCGCGCCGGGTTCGTCGAAGACGACGGCCCGCATCGTGGGGGGAATGGACTGACCCTCGTCGCGACTCTCATCGAGGCGGTGTGGTCGAACTCTCATCGTGTCCCTCCGGTGCGACGCGCTGGCGGTGATCACGTCTCATCCAATCGGGCGCTGGTTACGCCCGCGAATCGGCGATGAGTCGGTCAGGCGTCAGATTTCTCAGCAGGAGGAATGCGCGCCGTGAGCCGGTGGAGAAGATCTCCGAGGCGCTCGATGTCGTCGATCGACCACTCACGCATGATCGTGGTGAGCGTGTGTTCCTGGGCTCCCCGCGCCGCTTCAAGGCGCTGCCGCCCGTTCTCGGTGGGTTCGATCACGGAAGACCTGCCGTCGTTCGGGTCGGGAGATCGGGCGACAAGCGCGAGGTCTTCCAGCTCGCGCACCATCCGGCTGACCTGCCCCTTGTCGATGGAGAGGGACGCGGCGAGCTCTTTTGCCGTGATGGGAGCGCGGCGGGCGATCACGCTGAACAGCTTGTATGTTCCCGGCAGCATGCCCGCGTGCAGGCGATCAGCGTTTTCCGCCAGAACGCGACGGAACTGCGCGAAAACGTCACCGAGTCCGGCTTCGACGGACTTCACAGCAGTGAGGAACGCGGCGTCGGCGTCGCTGGTGTCGGAGGTCATCTCTCGCCTTTTCGTCCCGGTTCGTGACTGAT containing:
- a CDS encoding MarR family winged helix-turn-helix transcriptional regulator, yielding MTSDTSDADAAFLTAVKSVEAGLGDVFAQFRRVLAENADRLHAGMLPGTYKLFSVIARRAPITAKELAASLSIDKGQVSRMVRELEDLALVARSPDPNDGRSSVIEPTENGRQRLEAARGAQEHTLTTIMREWSIDDIERLGDLLHRLTARIPPAEKSDA
- a CDS encoding NADP-dependent oxidoreductase, yielding MRVRPHRLDESRDEGQSIPPTMRAVVFDEPGAASVMRIATVPVPVPVMDEVLIRVTAAGINPIDAKTRAGRGVSAHLSALPGTLGFDVAGVVVKTPYELHPLPVGTRVFGMVAYPRTPGSYAEYAIASTSSLAVIPDSMSDTDAAAVPLAALTAWQAVVDIALAHQGSRILVHAGAGGVGHLAVQFARHMGAHVTATASGANVSWLRELGADVVIDYSTTRFEEVIGTVDIVIDLVGNVTERTGSRSLQVLRQGGLLVQVPTGSWPEYAAEAAEARVRATSMKVIPDGQTLATIGRLLAEGNVRINVSQVFPLADARRAHAVLEEGHTRGKLVLSMAEPA